DNA from Misgurnus anguillicaudatus chromosome 13, ASM2758022v2, whole genome shotgun sequence:
attatccTTGTACAATATCAACATTGTATTTTTGTGTTTCTAGATGTAACGGTAAAGAATGTAAAATTACTGTGAGTAATCCAGTTTTCAATGACCACCCAGAAGGAACTTCTAGATATCTGGATGTGTCTTATTCGTGTGAGTAGTGTAAAATGGCCACACTGGACAGCAGGTTGATCCTACATTAGCCACAGTACTCTTTTAACATTTGGATGTGTTTTCTGTAATTAGCCATTACTGACTTAAATGATGCCATATATAAAATGTCCTATGTATGAATCCAAAGACAACAAAGTAAAACTTTACACCCTTTTGTCAGTGATACCAGgcctttatatttttttatacctGACAAATATGGCTGTAAAGTTTGACTTTGTTCTCACAGGACTATagaccttagttaaattaagatgtttaagcatctttaataaacatgcatTAGAAAAAGACATTAATGGATTGTATCTTGAGACATATCAAATGCACTGGCTAATTTTAAGACATTTCACTGCAAGTGTATTTTCTATAATTTACTGTTTTTCTTAAGGTGGACCAGATCCAACCCAGAAGCCGTTTGACTGTGGAAAACATGGCTGTAGTGAGTTCTCTTTCATTAAAatttcacatttacatttacaatctGCATGGATACATGTAGCCCACCACCGAATGGGTAAATTGTACACTTTTCAACTGTTACAAAATGTCTGGTTTATGTTGTGACTGCTTTATGAAATAACAAATATGAATTGCTTTTCCTATTTTTATCTCAGATATGTTTTCAATCTGTCAGTTTGAAAAGCAAGAGTTCGGCTGTTGTaagatttatgttttttacactGTTGTTAAATTGATTTTGCCAAATCATAAAATAGTTATCAGTTATCATATATTTGAGTAAATATAGCAAAACATGCTAAAATAATGAATCTTACTAAATGTTTCAAAcatcttttgtgttgttttagcaTCTGATGAAAAAATGACAGTTAAATATGCTTCCTACGGAAGGAGAAGTTTGGAGATTTGTCCTCATTCTAATTCAAGTCTCACATCTTCTCTGTGCTTCTCAGACCAGACCAGCATCGTGAAACTTTTGTAATATtgctaaacacacacatacctgTGCACCTTTCACATTTTCAAGTctttacttaaatattaattttaacatttgtttcTTCATTTCCTGTTTCAGGTGTGATGACAAATCTACATGCAAACTTTATGTTTCAAGTTTAGTTTACGTGGATCTGTGTCCTCACCTCTACAAATATTTGACTGTGATGTACACATGCACGTGAGTATTTTCAGTACTAGGAGTCTCCCTTCAACTGTCttttaaaatatgatattatgATATATCATGTATATAGCCTTTCTTTGTAAAGCTGCACACACCTAGAATAATATACCCATAGTTTTCTACATCTTAAAACTGTGGTTATTGGATAAACAAACATGTTGACAACCTGGATTAatgcttgtttttgttttgtggtaatgcacaattattttatttgactgTCAAGGGACAGATTAAGATGAGCATGTCTTCATCTGACACATGTGATGGAGACCTAAGTGTAAGTTAATGTGCAGTGTACCCTTTTGAGGAATAATGTTGATTAAAGTTTGACAAATGATAATCATTGATTAATTATGTCAAATTTATCTTCCAATGCAATTTTACCATTGTTTAAAGGTTATTCTCTAATACTTTTTTGTTCATAACAAAGATGTTTTAAATTTTCTAAATTTCCCTACATTTTACAATTTACAGTAGCTGATTCACCGGGCAATGAAAACATCCAAAACATCTCTATTTCTGTAATCTTCATGATCTTCATTTATTCATCTGTTTTCTTCATGGTATTTATATACTCTTAAGTGATTttattaacacatttattttgctaATTGAGCAATAAATCattagattaataaatgctagtAAAACAATATGAAACCCTATAGGCTATTTGATCTGCTGGAGCTGGTACTATAATATCATGTTAATTGAAATAAAAGTCATTATTTTTGGTTCAAATTTTTGGTATTTCTATCCTTTCTTTTGGTATTTCTAAAGATTTgtattttttggtctaaataTGTTCCGTCTGGGATGAACCACTTTTTGTTGAATAAACTACTTTCCAATGCAAACTCTGtatcttttgtttgtttatctaAACTGTTTTGCATGAAGGACAACAGTTCTAATTCAGCACTACACAATACTGACCAAAATCCTTTCTGCTTCGTGTCAGAAGTCATGTTACAGATTTACCCTTTCATACTGATCCATAATGTGTTTATAAATCTAAAAAAGCCTGTCTAGAAAATGATACGTTTTTTCAGTAGCTAGGTTTTTTTGTAATAATCTGAGGAGTTTTATTCATGCTGCAGTTTCTATAACA
Protein-coding regions in this window:
- the LOC129430464 gene encoding L-rhamnose-binding lectin CSL3-like, yielding MAAACSPSAAHIAIASGRPRPRVGKQVKSSNFSPDDGYIIVVSSNFGIISDTGTYGNKSWPVSDACNEGQDDDDDDDDDDDDELCDRECCKDTTKDVSKTCNGKECKITVSNPVFNDHPEGTSRYLDVSYSCGPDPTQKPFDCGKHGCNMFSICQFEKQEFGCSSDEKMTVKYASYGRRSLEICPHSNSSLTSSLCFSDQTSIVKLLCDDKSTCKLYVSSLVYVDLCPHLYKYLTVMYTCTDRLR